A window from Hypomesus transpacificus isolate Combined female chromosome 26, fHypTra1, whole genome shotgun sequence encodes these proteins:
- the LOC124487588 gene encoding apolipoprotein B-100-like, with product MTSDACTENHILVPFSHKGQYGITNIGKQSLTLLEVSAYIERVFDNCMSLLSLIWELIDSHIKYVNVLLKLEQFNQSNLSLSTDEANLKGLAMEAAKDRSVVQDKDAGLAVLRELATLSQSNNGENRAHLFQKLVSMVRGMKQETLSPAVPEALEISGPLTYQVLAQCGTPECSSALMQILRTFDTSAVEVDAAVFTMGLLPNPSALLINDVLAMAQYKQSKPIMYALSNAVKR from the exons ATGACCTCTGATGCCTGCACTGAAAACCACATCTTGGTGCCTTTTTCTCACAA GGGGCAATATGGAATTACCAACATTGGCAAGCAGTCTTTGACCCTGCTGGAGGTTTCAGCTTACATTGAGAGAGTCTTCGACAACTGTATGAGTCTTCTTAGTTTAATTTGGGAACTGATTGACAGCCATATAAAATACGTAAATGTACTTTTAAAACTGGAGCAATTTAACCAGTCCAATCTTTCTCTATCTACAGATGAGGCTAATCTCAAGGGTCTGGCCATGGAGGCTGCTAAGGATAGGAGCGTTGTTCAGGACAAGGATGCAGGACTGGCTGTCCTGAGAGAACTGGCCACTTTGTCTCAGTCCAACAACGGAGAGAATAGAGCCCACCTCTTCCAGAAGCTTGTGAGCATGGTCCGTGGAATGAAGCAAGAGACTCTGAGCCCTGCTGTTCCAGAAGCCCTAGAAATTTCCGGTCCCCTGACATACCAGGTTCTGGCCCAGTGCGGCACACCAGAATGTAGCAGTGCCCTCATGCAGATCCTCAGGACCTTTGACACCTCAGCTGTTGAGGTTGATGCTGCTGTGTTCACCATGGGCCTGCTGCCTAACCCCTCAGCCCTACTGATCAATGACGTGCTGGCTATGGCTCAATACAAGCAGAGCAAGCCCATCATGTATGCATTGAGCAATGCTGTCAAGAGGTGA